In Chanodichthys erythropterus isolate Z2021 chromosome 9, ASM2448905v1, whole genome shotgun sequence, a genomic segment contains:
- the cep120 gene encoding centrosomal protein of 120 kDa isoform X1, protein MTSKPEQLLIVVSILEGRQFPRSPRLALVVEARFDGETLATDPVDHTEQPQFCTELAWELDRKTLHQHRLQRTPIKLQCFAVDSGSSARESVGYIVLDLRSVQEVKQAPKWHPLLSSKYTKLKPALLISMVLENDSKHTAEPFKAKKAPPRAGSPALVPLEAAKLRAVLNEEDGFHQIGPEDLCRDIFVLSVTVAFATKLEQLISSSTKLSSEGSEFFFYYTLLGNDVTSEPFQNLISPNFEPERASVRVRSSDRVLRLFLSQQPCLQIHLCCGNQSLGSTDVSLAGLIKSSADLTKHSATIEGAFILQPPNRVKPHLQSVPPDLQPTVGVSVTLRAEDISNQLDIENGPKTPVKKGPVPAGRHEEHRVPLSPSPARKSPDRPLPSPAASPERQHSESEAESLSSDVRQAPPTAHDRQAPPTAHGKCSRTCRRMSFFENEIKNKKDVPVAPDETDAADSSVSVSAPKISIPASAHHYCFSLDLRSVRDLRTSFPVNCILRYAYQFFGSAAPIMTSPAVEVKKNTEVFLPQSYCAFDFAALPNQLQDTFLRVPLLVEMWHRESNSPDVLLGSVSIQLSRLLSSEKTRFLDPSGRQHWRQSCSERIPIIKADGSEKLAELCYVSVLEDLGFVKAQEILVSESSQAAVAPPQGHGGSETLTRPRETLEYKAALELEMWKEMQEDLFDDQLKQKELSHMQALAEEWRRRDQQREALIKKKEMEYGLLEEQLQKTLSDLEKREKALAHAETETQRLQREMRAEHEFSMRELQDSGRRLREDCAHQVELERSKVRQLEDQLARQRQQMQEAENKHKQLEKEFQQYREQQSVRPEVRLQSEINLLTLEKVELERKLESATKSKLHYKQQWGRALKELARFKQREQENAMTRLKKQQQELEHMRLRYLAAEEKEAVKNEKNELQDIRNELNRLKQQEEPRSWTEAARACVSESADEHVTRLLEERDTLLRTGVYTHDDRIISELDRQIQQAMAGRST, encoded by the exons ATGACTTCAAAACCAGAGCAGCTGCTGATCGTCGTGTCGATTCTGGAAG GCCGTCAGTTTCCCAGAAGCCCTCGGCTCGCTCTGGTTGTGGAGGCTCGCTTCGACGGAGAGACTCTGGCCACGGATCCGGTGGACCACACGGAACAGCCGCAGTTCTGCACGGAGCTGGCCTGGGAGCTGGACCGGAAGACCCTCCACCAGCACAG GCTCCAGAGGACTCCCATCAAACTGCAGTGTTTCGCCGTCGACTCCGGCTCGTCTGCGAGAGAGAGTGTGGGATACATCGTCCTCGACCTGAGATCAGTGCAGGAGGTCAAGCAG GCTCCTAAATGGCATCCTCTGCTCAGCAGCAAGTACACGAAGCTCAAACCTGCCCTGCTGATCAGTATGGTCCTAGAGAACGACAGCAAACACACCGCTGAGCCCTTCAAAGCAAAGAAAGCTCCACCGAGAGCAG GTTCTCCAGCGCTGGTTCCTCTGGAAGCTGCTAAACTCAGAGCGGTTCTGAACGAGGAAGATGGTTTTCATCAGATCGGACCTGAAGATCTCTGTAGGGACATATTTGTGCTGTCCGTAACAGTTGCGTTTGCTACTAAACTGGAGCAG TTGATCTCCAGCTCGACTAAGCTGTCCAGTGAGGGGTCCGAGTTCTTCTTCTATTACACTCTGCTGGGGAACGACGTCACCAGCGAACCGTTCCAGAACCTCATCAGTCCAAACTTCGAGCCGGAGCGGGCGTCCGTCCGCGTTCGCAGCAGTGACCGAGTCCTGCGGCTCTTTCTCAGCCAGCAGCCCTGTCTCCAG ATCCATCTCTGCTGTGGAAACCAGTCTCTCGGCAGCACCGACGTCAGTCTGGCTGGTTTAATAAAGAGCAGCGCTGATCTGACCAAACATTCTGCCACTATAGAGGGCGCTTTCATCCTGCAGCCCCCGAACCGGGTCAAACCCCACCTGCAGTCTGTCCCGCCGGACCTCCAGCCGACTGtgggcgtgtctgtgacattgAGGGCGGAAGATATCAGTAATCAG TTAGACATTGAAAACGGGCCTAAAACTCCAGTGAAGAAAGGCCCCGTTCCTGCCGGCCGTCATGAGGAGCACAGAGTACCGCTGAGCCCGTCACCTGCCAGGAAATCACCGGACCGCCCTCTCCCATCTCCGGCTGCTTCTCCTGAGCGCCAGCACTCTGAGAGCGAGGCCGAGAGTCTGTCTAGTGATGTCAGACAGGCTCCGCCCACCGCACATGACAGACAGGCCCCACCCACAGCGCATGGCAAGTGTTCACGCACATGTAGAAGAATgtcattttttgaaaatgaaataaaaaataaaaaag ATGTTCCTGTTGCTCCAGATGAAACTGATGCCGCAGATTCGTCCGTGTCAGTTTCTGCTCCAAAGATCTCCATTCCTGCTTCCGCGCACCACTACTGTTTCTCTCTGGACCTGCGCAGCGTCCGGGATCTCAGGACTAGCTTCCCTGTCAACTGCATCCTCAG ATACGCTTACCAGTTCTTCGGCAGCGCGGCTCCCATCATGACGAGTCCAGCGGTGGAAGTGAAGAAGAACACGGAGGTGTTTCTGCCGCAGTCGTACTGCGCCTTTGATTTCGCAGCTCTGCCCAATCAGCTTCAGGACACCTTCCTCAG GGTTCCTCTGCTGGTGGAGATGTGGCATCGAGAGTCGAACTCTCCAGACGTTCTGCTGGGTTCTGTCAGTATTCAGCTGTCCCGCCTCCTCAGCTCAGAGAAAACACGCTTCCTCGACCCATCCGGCCGGCAGCACTGGAGACAGAGCTGTTCTGAGAGGATTCCCATCATTAAAGCAGACGG GTCTGAGAAGTTGGCTGAACTCTGTTATGTGAGCGTTCTTGAAGATCTGGGTTTTGTGAAAGCTCAAGAAATCCTCGTCTCTGAATCCTCACAG GCAGCAGTGGCTCCTCCTCAGGGTCACGGTGGGTCAGAGACGCTCACACGACCTCGAGAGACCCTGGAGTACAAGGCAGCGCTGGAGCTGGAAATGTGGAAGGAGATGCAGGAAGATCTGTTCGATGATCAG CTGAAGCAGAAGGAGTTGAGTCACATGCAGGCGCTGGCGGAGGAGTGGAGGAGGAGAGATCAGCAGCGGGAGGCGCTCATCAAGAAGAAG GAAATGGAGTACGGCCTCCTGGAGGAGCAGCTGCAGAAGACTCTGTCTGATCTGGAGAAGAGAGAGAAGGCTCTGGCTCACGCTGAGACGGAG ACCCAGAGGCTGCAGCGAGAGATGCGCGCCGAACACGAGTTCAGCATGCGGGagctgcaggacagcggccggCGTCTGCGCGAGGACTGCGCCCACCAGGTGGAGCTGGAGAGGTCGAAGGTCAGGCAGCTCGAGGATCAACTGGCCCGACAGCGACAGCAG ATGCAAGAGGCTGAGAATAAACACAAGCAGCTGGAGAAGGAGTTTCAGCAGTACCGGGAGCAGCAGAGCGTTCGGCCGGAGGTCCGTCTGCAGTCAGAGATCAACCTGCTGACCCTCGAGAAG GTGGAACTGGAGCGGAAACTGGAATCGGCGACTAAATCTAAACTGCATTACAAGCAGCAGTGGGGACGAGCGCTGAAGGAGCTGGCCAGATTCAAACAG CGTGAGCAGGAGAACGCCATGACACGCTTGAAGAAGCAGCAGCAGGAACTGGAGCACATGAGGCTTCGCTACCTGGCCGCTGAAGAGAAGGAAGCTGTCAAGAACGAGAAGAATGAGCTTCAGGACATCCGCAACGAGCTGAACAG GCTGAAGCAGCAGGAGGAACCGCGGAGCTGGACGGAAGCGGCGCGCGCCTGCGTGAGCGAGAGCGCGGATGAGCATGTGACGCGTCTGCTGGAGGAGAGAGACACGCTGCTGCGCACCGGCGTTTACACGCACGACGACCGCATCATCTCCGAGCTCGACCGGCAGATTCAACAGGCCATGGCCGGCAGGAGCACGTGA
- the cep120 gene encoding centrosomal protein of 120 kDa isoform X2: protein MTSKPEQLLIVVSILEGRQFPRSPRLALVVEARFDGETLATDPVDHTEQPQFCTELAWELDRKTLHQHRLQRTPIKLQCFAVDSGSSARESVGYIVLDLRSVQEVKQAPKWHPLLSSKYTKLKPALLISMVLENDSKHTAEPFKAKKAPPRAGSPALVPLEAAKLRAVLNEEDGFHQIGPEDLCRDIFVLSVTVAFATKLEQLISSSTKLSSEGSEFFFYYTLLGNDVTSEPFQNLISPNFEPERASVRVRSSDRVLRLFLSQQPCLQIHLCCGNQSLGSTDVSLAGLIKSSADLTKHSATIEGAFILQPPNRVKPHLQSVPPDLQPTVGVSVTLRAEDISNQLDIENGPKTPVKKGPVPAGRHEEHRVPLSPSPARKSPDRPLPSPAASPERQHSESEAESLSSDVRQAPPTAHDRQAPPTAHDVPVAPDETDAADSSVSVSAPKISIPASAHHYCFSLDLRSVRDLRTSFPVNCILRYAYQFFGSAAPIMTSPAVEVKKNTEVFLPQSYCAFDFAALPNQLQDTFLRVPLLVEMWHRESNSPDVLLGSVSIQLSRLLSSEKTRFLDPSGRQHWRQSCSERIPIIKADGSEKLAELCYVSVLEDLGFVKAQEILVSESSQAAVAPPQGHGGSETLTRPRETLEYKAALELEMWKEMQEDLFDDQLKQKELSHMQALAEEWRRRDQQREALIKKKEMEYGLLEEQLQKTLSDLEKREKALAHAETETQRLQREMRAEHEFSMRELQDSGRRLREDCAHQVELERSKVRQLEDQLARQRQQMQEAENKHKQLEKEFQQYREQQSVRPEVRLQSEINLLTLEKVELERKLESATKSKLHYKQQWGRALKELARFKQREQENAMTRLKKQQQELEHMRLRYLAAEEKEAVKNEKNELQDIRNELNRLKQQEEPRSWTEAARACVSESADEHVTRLLEERDTLLRTGVYTHDDRIISELDRQIQQAMAGRST, encoded by the exons ATGACTTCAAAACCAGAGCAGCTGCTGATCGTCGTGTCGATTCTGGAAG GCCGTCAGTTTCCCAGAAGCCCTCGGCTCGCTCTGGTTGTGGAGGCTCGCTTCGACGGAGAGACTCTGGCCACGGATCCGGTGGACCACACGGAACAGCCGCAGTTCTGCACGGAGCTGGCCTGGGAGCTGGACCGGAAGACCCTCCACCAGCACAG GCTCCAGAGGACTCCCATCAAACTGCAGTGTTTCGCCGTCGACTCCGGCTCGTCTGCGAGAGAGAGTGTGGGATACATCGTCCTCGACCTGAGATCAGTGCAGGAGGTCAAGCAG GCTCCTAAATGGCATCCTCTGCTCAGCAGCAAGTACACGAAGCTCAAACCTGCCCTGCTGATCAGTATGGTCCTAGAGAACGACAGCAAACACACCGCTGAGCCCTTCAAAGCAAAGAAAGCTCCACCGAGAGCAG GTTCTCCAGCGCTGGTTCCTCTGGAAGCTGCTAAACTCAGAGCGGTTCTGAACGAGGAAGATGGTTTTCATCAGATCGGACCTGAAGATCTCTGTAGGGACATATTTGTGCTGTCCGTAACAGTTGCGTTTGCTACTAAACTGGAGCAG TTGATCTCCAGCTCGACTAAGCTGTCCAGTGAGGGGTCCGAGTTCTTCTTCTATTACACTCTGCTGGGGAACGACGTCACCAGCGAACCGTTCCAGAACCTCATCAGTCCAAACTTCGAGCCGGAGCGGGCGTCCGTCCGCGTTCGCAGCAGTGACCGAGTCCTGCGGCTCTTTCTCAGCCAGCAGCCCTGTCTCCAG ATCCATCTCTGCTGTGGAAACCAGTCTCTCGGCAGCACCGACGTCAGTCTGGCTGGTTTAATAAAGAGCAGCGCTGATCTGACCAAACATTCTGCCACTATAGAGGGCGCTTTCATCCTGCAGCCCCCGAACCGGGTCAAACCCCACCTGCAGTCTGTCCCGCCGGACCTCCAGCCGACTGtgggcgtgtctgtgacattgAGGGCGGAAGATATCAGTAATCAG TTAGACATTGAAAACGGGCCTAAAACTCCAGTGAAGAAAGGCCCCGTTCCTGCCGGCCGTCATGAGGAGCACAGAGTACCGCTGAGCCCGTCACCTGCCAGGAAATCACCGGACCGCCCTCTCCCATCTCCGGCTGCTTCTCCTGAGCGCCAGCACTCTGAGAGCGAGGCCGAGAGTCTGTCTAGTGATGTCAGACAGGCTCCGCCCACCGCACATGACAGACAGGCCCCACCCACAGCGCATG ATGTTCCTGTTGCTCCAGATGAAACTGATGCCGCAGATTCGTCCGTGTCAGTTTCTGCTCCAAAGATCTCCATTCCTGCTTCCGCGCACCACTACTGTTTCTCTCTGGACCTGCGCAGCGTCCGGGATCTCAGGACTAGCTTCCCTGTCAACTGCATCCTCAG ATACGCTTACCAGTTCTTCGGCAGCGCGGCTCCCATCATGACGAGTCCAGCGGTGGAAGTGAAGAAGAACACGGAGGTGTTTCTGCCGCAGTCGTACTGCGCCTTTGATTTCGCAGCTCTGCCCAATCAGCTTCAGGACACCTTCCTCAG GGTTCCTCTGCTGGTGGAGATGTGGCATCGAGAGTCGAACTCTCCAGACGTTCTGCTGGGTTCTGTCAGTATTCAGCTGTCCCGCCTCCTCAGCTCAGAGAAAACACGCTTCCTCGACCCATCCGGCCGGCAGCACTGGAGACAGAGCTGTTCTGAGAGGATTCCCATCATTAAAGCAGACGG GTCTGAGAAGTTGGCTGAACTCTGTTATGTGAGCGTTCTTGAAGATCTGGGTTTTGTGAAAGCTCAAGAAATCCTCGTCTCTGAATCCTCACAG GCAGCAGTGGCTCCTCCTCAGGGTCACGGTGGGTCAGAGACGCTCACACGACCTCGAGAGACCCTGGAGTACAAGGCAGCGCTGGAGCTGGAAATGTGGAAGGAGATGCAGGAAGATCTGTTCGATGATCAG CTGAAGCAGAAGGAGTTGAGTCACATGCAGGCGCTGGCGGAGGAGTGGAGGAGGAGAGATCAGCAGCGGGAGGCGCTCATCAAGAAGAAG GAAATGGAGTACGGCCTCCTGGAGGAGCAGCTGCAGAAGACTCTGTCTGATCTGGAGAAGAGAGAGAAGGCTCTGGCTCACGCTGAGACGGAG ACCCAGAGGCTGCAGCGAGAGATGCGCGCCGAACACGAGTTCAGCATGCGGGagctgcaggacagcggccggCGTCTGCGCGAGGACTGCGCCCACCAGGTGGAGCTGGAGAGGTCGAAGGTCAGGCAGCTCGAGGATCAACTGGCCCGACAGCGACAGCAG ATGCAAGAGGCTGAGAATAAACACAAGCAGCTGGAGAAGGAGTTTCAGCAGTACCGGGAGCAGCAGAGCGTTCGGCCGGAGGTCCGTCTGCAGTCAGAGATCAACCTGCTGACCCTCGAGAAG GTGGAACTGGAGCGGAAACTGGAATCGGCGACTAAATCTAAACTGCATTACAAGCAGCAGTGGGGACGAGCGCTGAAGGAGCTGGCCAGATTCAAACAG CGTGAGCAGGAGAACGCCATGACACGCTTGAAGAAGCAGCAGCAGGAACTGGAGCACATGAGGCTTCGCTACCTGGCCGCTGAAGAGAAGGAAGCTGTCAAGAACGAGAAGAATGAGCTTCAGGACATCCGCAACGAGCTGAACAG GCTGAAGCAGCAGGAGGAACCGCGGAGCTGGACGGAAGCGGCGCGCGCCTGCGTGAGCGAGAGCGCGGATGAGCATGTGACGCGTCTGCTGGAGGAGAGAGACACGCTGCTGCGCACCGGCGTTTACACGCACGACGACCGCATCATCTCCGAGCTCGACCGGCAGATTCAACAGGCCATGGCCGGCAGGAGCACGTGA